One genomic window of Malaciobacter molluscorum LMG 25693 includes the following:
- a CDS encoding phosphate signaling complex PhoU family protein, whose amino-acid sequence MLKTYEDKVEIIRNEIKQIGQFVLKANKISLKALKDHDISLFNDIDLSLKKLVSRSNEIDNMIVTTLALYSPEAKDLREMVSYLKITNELVRAGSNSKTFIKTFRKSFSEELDETAILEYAIPLQKAAANALEITLSMLDEHNEKIIEESFNKVLVEESKTDDLYAMVEKNILKLITNNYELSKDYFNLLSSLRRLEKCADRASSIANLIIFAHIGGELEQ is encoded by the coding sequence ATGTTAAAAACGTATGAAGATAAAGTTGAGATTATTAGAAATGAAATCAAACAAATAGGACAATTTGTTTTAAAGGCTAATAAAATCTCATTAAAAGCTTTAAAAGATCATGATATTTCACTATTTAATGATATTGATTTGTCATTAAAAAAATTAGTTTCAAGATCAAATGAAATTGATAATATGATTGTAACTACTCTAGCATTATATTCTCCAGAAGCAAAAGATTTAAGAGAAATGGTTTCTTACTTAAAAATAACAAATGAATTAGTTAGAGCAGGTTCTAATTCCAAAACATTTATAAAAACTTTTAGAAAGTCTTTTTCAGAAGAATTAGATGAAACAGCTATTTTAGAATATGCAATTCCTTTGCAAAAAGCTGCTGCAAATGCATTAGAAATAACTCTTTCAATGCTTGATGAACACAATGAAAAGATAATTGAAGAATCATTTAATAAAGTATTAGTTGAAGAGAGTAAAACTGACGATTTATACGCTATGGTAGAAAAAAATATTTTGAAACTAATAACTAATAACTATGAACTTTCAAAAGATTATTTTAATTTATTAAGTAGTTTAAGAAGATTAGAAAAATGTGCAGATAGAGCTTCAAGCATCGCAAATTTAATAATATTTGCTCATATTGGGGGAGAATTAGAACAATAA
- a CDS encoding response regulator transcription factor has protein sequence MKNKLILIVEDEEDILELLEYTLQKAGFETIGCLNINPVLNQILDEEKVDLILMDRNLPGVDGATFVNELKSKGYNNPVIYVTAKDKDEDILEGFENHADDYITKPFNLKELVARVKAVLKRTSKDIEILKVRDIIYKANNKRFYIEDEPIELTHLEHDLLLEFIKNKDILLSREHLLNSVWEDSFDKKLKTVNVAIKRLKAKIDPDSKKQYIKSIRGEGYIFC, from the coding sequence ATGAAAAACAAATTAATACTAATAGTTGAAGATGAAGAAGATATATTAGAACTTTTAGAATATACTTTACAAAAAGCTGGATTTGAGACTATTGGATGTTTAAATATAAACCCTGTTTTAAATCAAATATTAGATGAAGAAAAAGTAGATTTAATTTTGATGGATAGAAATCTTCCAGGAGTAGACGGAGCTACATTTGTTAATGAATTAAAATCTAAAGGATATAATAATCCAGTCATTTATGTAACTGCAAAAGATAAAGATGAAGATATTTTAGAAGGATTTGAAAATCATGCAGATGATTACATAACAAAACCTTTTAACTTAAAAGAATTAGTTGCAAGAGTAAAAGCTGTATTAAAAAGAACCTCTAAGGATATTGAAATATTAAAAGTTAGAGATATTATTTACAAAGCAAATAATAAACGATTTTATATTGAAGATGAACCTATAGAATTAACACATCTTGAGCATGATTTACTTTTAGAATTTATTAAAAATAAAGATATTTTATTATCAAGAGAACATCTTTTAAATTCTGTATGGGAAGACTCATTTGATAAAAAATTAAAAACAGTAAATGTTGCAATCAAAAGATTAAAAGCAAAAATAGATCCAGATTCGAAAAAACAGTACATTAAATCAATTAGAGGGGAAGGATATATCTTTTGTTAA
- a CDS encoding HAMP domain-containing sensor histidine kinase, with the protein MLKIHQLFLRIYGIIFVLIFLSISFTTYFWSKNIYMDQIEKNLSQNIDSLSLVLHNINDIQKVAKEFKKRTNLRITIINENGKVIVESDRDKTKMGNHKNRYEIIHAKYDGIGKIIRYSKTLDKELLYVAKKVKLQDNTYYIRLADYTDKIQKNFIKLSFHVIAIITIFLILAFIVTYFVSIKIKNETDSILKYLIDLSDKKINYEISSTYTQEFDKIAKLLNKVAQKLSKKEKQKAKQTAKLKLANRQKDEIISAISHEFKNPIAIISGYSETLLADPDLPETMKEKFLNKIQSNGNKMTQIIDKLRLSLKLEEGKQQTTFNKCSMITICKRVISDLKDKYKDHEVSIEGEDVILDIDETLMEMVLTNLIENALKYSENDVKVKITNSYISIIDKGIGIEEKELSKINKKFYRVSKNGWNNSLGLGLFIVHSILSLHNFKLEVKSKIHEGSEFTIKY; encoded by the coding sequence TTGTTAAAAATACATCAACTTTTTCTTAGAATTTATGGAATTATCTTTGTTTTAATTTTTTTAAGTATAAGTTTTACAACTTATTTTTGGTCCAAAAATATATACATGGATCAAATTGAAAAAAACTTATCTCAAAATATAGATTCATTATCTTTAGTTCTACATAACATAAACGATATACAAAAAGTAGCTAAAGAGTTTAAAAAAAGAACAAATCTAAGAATTACAATAATAAATGAAAATGGAAAAGTAATTGTAGAAAGTGATAGAGATAAGACAAAAATGGGCAACCATAAAAATAGATATGAAATTATTCATGCTAAATATGATGGAATTGGAAAAATTATTCGTTATTCTAAAACTCTAGATAAAGAACTATTATATGTAGCTAAAAAAGTTAAACTTCAGGATAACACATATTATATAAGACTTGCAGATTATACAGACAAAATACAAAAAAACTTTATCAAATTATCTTTTCATGTTATTGCAATTATTACAATATTTTTAATTCTTGCATTTATTGTAACTTATTTTGTAAGTATAAAAATAAAAAATGAAACAGATTCTATTTTAAAGTATCTTATTGATTTAAGTGACAAGAAAATAAATTATGAAATTAGTTCTACATATACTCAAGAGTTTGATAAAATTGCAAAACTATTAAATAAAGTTGCACAAAAATTATCAAAAAAAGAGAAACAAAAAGCAAAACAAACAGCAAAACTAAAACTTGCAAATAGACAAAAAGATGAGATTATTTCTGCAATATCTCACGAATTCAAAAATCCTATTGCAATTATTTCTGGATATAGTGAAACATTATTAGCAGATCCTGATTTACCAGAGACTATGAAAGAGAAATTTTTAAATAAAATACAATCAAACGGTAATAAAATGACTCAAATAATTGATAAATTAAGATTATCACTAAAATTAGAAGAAGGAAAACAGCAAACAACTTTTAATAAATGTTCAATGATAACTATTTGTAAAAGAGTAATATCTGATTTAAAAGATAAATATAAAGATCATGAAGTATCAATCGAAGGAGAAGATGTTATTTTAGATATTGATGAAACACTAATGGAAATGGTTCTTACAAATTTGATTGAAAATGCTTTGAAATACTCTGAAAATGATGTAAAAGTTAAGATTACTAACTCATACATTAGTATTATTGATAAAGGCATAGGTATTGAAGAAAAAGAACTAAGTAAAATTAATAAAAAATTTTATCGTGTATCAAAAAATGGATGGAACAACTCTCTTGGACTAGGTCTTTTTATTGTTCATTCTATACTTTCATTACATAATTTTAAACTTGAAGTTAAAAGTAAAATCCATGAAGGTTCTGAATTTACAATAAAATATTAA
- the rplM gene encoding 50S ribosomal protein L13, whose protein sequence is MKFTQMAKANEIERDWIVVDATDKVFGRIITEVATILRGKHKPSYTPHVDCGDYVVIINASKAKFSGTKLEDKNYYTHSGYFGSTKTHRMSDMFEKNPEKLYKLATRGMLPKTKLGKEMLKKLKVYAGSEHPHTAQIKG, encoded by the coding sequence ATGAAATTTACTCAAATGGCAAAAGCTAACGAAATCGAGAGAGATTGGATAGTAGTAGATGCAACTGATAAAGTATTTGGTAGAATTATTACTGAAGTTGCTACTATCTTAAGAGGTAAACATAAACCTTCTTATACTCCTCATGTAGATTGTGGAGATTATGTTGTAATTATTAATGCTTCTAAAGCAAAATTTTCTGGAACAAAACTAGAAGATAAAAATTATTATACTCACTCAGGATATTTTGGTAGTACAAAAACTCACAGAATGTCAGATATGTTTGAAAAAAATCCAGAGAAGTTATATAAATTAGCTACTAGAGGTATGCTACCAAAAACTAAACTTGGTAAAGAAATGTTAAAAAAATTAAAAGTATATGCAGGTTCTGAGCACCCTCACACTGCGCAAATTAAAGGATAA
- the rpsI gene encoding 30S ribosomal protein S9, which produces MAKVYATGRRKTAVAKVWLESGNGQLTINGQSLDEWLGGLESIKKRVMQPLEVSKQETSVNIVVKSLGGGYSAQADAIRHGISRALVAYDEQFRAILKPYGLLTRDARSVERKKYGRKKARKSTQFSKR; this is translated from the coding sequence ATGGCAAAAGTTTACGCAACAGGAAGAAGAAAAACAGCTGTAGCAAAAGTATGGCTTGAAAGTGGTAATGGTCAACTTACAATTAACGGTCAATCTTTGGATGAGTGGTTAGGTGGTCTTGAATCAATTAAAAAAAGAGTTATGCAACCACTTGAAGTATCTAAACAAGAAACTTCTGTAAACATCGTAGTTAAATCATTAGGTGGAGGATATTCTGCACAAGCTGATGCAATTAGACATGGTATTTCTAGAGCATTAGTTGCTTATGATGAACAATTCAGAGCTATTTTAAAACCTTATGGATTATTAACAAGAGATGCTAGAAGCGTTGAAAGAAAAAAATACGGAAGAAAAAAAGCGAGAAAATCAACTCAGTTCTCAAAAAGATAA
- a CDS encoding phosphate-starvation-inducible PsiE family protein encodes MKRAIKKIKNYFENNYEFLAALVIFIIILVANLDFQKTIVLMLEFIVIIEVMKMISDFIKKEKLRLRFVIDIFIIFLIRDVVIYTSKPQKDYFTILFLLVVIMVFFIFRILAIKYSPGKKEFLEDLKEDKNEKQINTNS; translated from the coding sequence ATGAAAAGAGCTATAAAAAAGATTAAAAATTATTTTGAAAACAATTATGAGTTTTTAGCAGCATTAGTTATATTTATAATTATCTTAGTTGCAAATTTAGATTTTCAAAAAACAATAGTTTTAATGTTAGAATTTATTGTAATAATAGAAGTTATGAAAATGATTTCTGATTTTATAAAAAAAGAAAAATTAAGACTAAGATTTGTTATAGATATTTTTATAATATTTTTAATTAGAGATGTTGTAATTTATACATCTAAACCTCAAAAAGATTATTTTACTATTCTTTTTTTATTAGTTGTAATTATGGTTTTCTTTATATTTAGAATACTTGCTATAAAATACTCTCCAGGTAAAAAAGAGTTTCTAGAAGATTTAAAAGAGGATAAAAATGAAAAACAAATTAATACTAATAGTTGA